The Sphingorhabdus sp. Alg231-15 genome has a segment encoding these proteins:
- a CDS encoding ABC transporter substrate-binding protein, whose translation MIHPSGLDIKRFVFTVAASLSLASCGMTGDEDRARVTVIDDGTPLIKPVGIELNYASATARAAIARGLVGFDERGRVVPALAARWIVTDDGLSYIFRLNEATWNDGRQVTAERIASLLSERITELRPSRLGRDLEVIDEIISMTGRVIEVRLKSPHPNFLQLMAQPEMGLFRAGQGAGPMSEVDSDRAYTLGVFNQIISDAEDEEGDEEAQDREPTDDPRRVILNSESPAKAVARYTAGFTDLVLNGQFHHLPLVDEAGVNSDDIKPDPVAGLFGLIFVRANGFWSLPDNREILSMAIDRPALLTSFPKVTAWQSRQKIIPDALNVSGINARPDWSSMTMQDRQQFAREHVRRWVALEGPVVPLAIAVPDAAGADILFLRIQSDLRRVGLDARQVSLNEDADVRLIDEIAPYDSAQWFLSRLTCDQTPVCLNDADAKIQEANAATNLEIKARLYAETEVILVQHYNYIPLAVPVRWSISRPGQRGFAVNPRAWHPLNPLVGIPIS comes from the coding sequence ATGATCCATCCTTCTGGCCTTGATATCAAACGGTTTGTTTTCACCGTTGCTGCATCGCTATCTCTTGCCTCCTGCGGCATGACGGGAGATGAAGATCGCGCACGCGTCACGGTTATTGATGATGGAACCCCTCTCATAAAACCAGTCGGAATCGAGCTCAATTACGCTTCCGCCACCGCGCGAGCCGCGATAGCGAGAGGGCTGGTCGGCTTTGATGAAAGGGGACGTGTCGTTCCAGCCCTCGCGGCGCGCTGGATCGTTACGGATGACGGCCTCAGTTATATATTCCGGCTTAACGAGGCGACCTGGAATGACGGGCGCCAGGTCACCGCAGAGCGAATCGCGTCATTGCTGAGCGAACGAATTACCGAACTCCGTCCAAGCCGATTGGGAAGAGATCTGGAAGTAATCGACGAGATCATCTCGATGACGGGCCGAGTGATTGAAGTCCGGTTGAAATCGCCGCACCCCAATTTCCTGCAACTCATGGCGCAACCGGAAATGGGCTTATTCCGGGCCGGTCAAGGGGCCGGTCCGATGAGCGAAGTGGATAGTGATCGTGCGTATACACTGGGCGTTTTCAATCAGATTATATCCGATGCCGAAGATGAAGAGGGAGACGAAGAAGCCCAAGACAGGGAACCAACCGACGATCCTCGCCGGGTTATTTTGAACAGTGAAAGTCCAGCAAAAGCGGTTGCTCGCTACACCGCTGGCTTTACCGACCTCGTCTTGAACGGGCAGTTTCACCATCTTCCGCTGGTTGATGAGGCAGGCGTGAATAGCGATGATATAAAGCCGGATCCGGTTGCCGGATTGTTCGGGCTTATATTTGTGAGAGCGAACGGTTTCTGGTCTTTGCCTGACAATCGGGAAATATTGTCGATGGCTATTGATCGCCCGGCACTGTTGACCTCTTTCCCCAAGGTAACAGCTTGGCAAAGCCGCCAGAAGATCATTCCAGATGCTTTGAATGTCTCTGGTATCAATGCGCGACCAGACTGGTCCAGCATGACCATGCAGGACCGACAGCAATTTGCGCGGGAACATGTGCGGCGCTGGGTAGCACTGGAAGGCCCCGTCGTTCCATTGGCCATTGCCGTTCCCGATGCCGCCGGTGCGGATATACTATTCCTGCGGATTCAGTCCGATCTGCGCCGCGTCGGTCTCGACGCCCGTCAGGTTTCACTAAATGAAGATGCAGACGTCCGGCTCATTGATGAAATTGCGCCTTATGACAGCGCACAATGGTTTTTGTCTCGCCTGACCTGCGATCAAACACCGGTTTGCTTGAATGACGCCGATGCGAAAATTCAGGAAGCCAATGCGGCAACCAATCTGGAAATCAAGGCCAGACTCTATGCGGAGACCGAGGTCATTCTGGTCCAGCATTACAACTATATTCCGTTGGCCGTTCCTGTACGTTGGTCGATCAGCAGGCCCGGTCAGCGCGGCTTTGCCGTCAACCCTCGGGCCTGGCATCCATTGAATCCGCTGGTTGGAATCCCTATATCCTGA
- a CDS encoding carboxymuconolactone decarboxylase family protein — MSNVLKPLTPPYDPAIAEVLAGYPQQDGYILSLFRTFANSIRFLTKAVPNLLDKDSPLPLREREIVILRTTAKLDSEYEWGVHVAIFAQAAGLSDAQIAATRNGSADDAVWNDTESLLIRCVDDLCDRGTITNAQLADFQMLWSLDAQLEIMALCGTYHTVSFVANSTRLANESFGKPFPGR; from the coding sequence ATGAGCAATGTTCTGAAACCCCTGACACCACCCTATGATCCAGCAATCGCAGAGGTGCTCGCCGGATATCCGCAGCAGGATGGCTATATTCTAAGTCTGTTTCGAACCTTTGCGAACAGCATCCGGTTTCTGACCAAGGCGGTGCCCAACCTGCTGGACAAGGATAGCCCGCTGCCGCTTCGCGAGCGAGAGATTGTCATCTTACGGACTACGGCCAAGCTGGATTCCGAATATGAGTGGGGTGTCCATGTTGCGATTTTCGCTCAAGCTGCAGGGTTGAGTGACGCGCAAATTGCTGCAACACGAAATGGCTCGGCTGATGACGCCGTCTGGAACGACACAGAAAGCTTGCTCATTCGCTGCGTCGATGATTTGTGTGATCGGGGAACTATCACGAATGCCCAGCTAGCGGATTTCCAGATGCTATGGTCATTGGACGCACAGCTTGAGATCATGGCTCTTTGTGGCACTTATCATACCGTCAGTTTCGTCGCTAATAGCACGCGTCTAGCCAATGAGAGTTTCGGCAAACCGTTTCCTGGGCGCTAA
- a CDS encoding ABC transporter substrate-binding protein gives MRLLALVGLMLLLAGCGEQHNTDTMPGPDQIVRLSDSEIKGLDPQKISDLSSLRVAADQFEGLTRLDASGVAEPGLAESWKVSEDGLRWTFTLRKGLRFSDDFPFDAAIFPRLWARLQAPETASPTKALFDNILSVTADGAQTIIVTLNSPGPALPVLLAHPAMAALPLHRIEQSGDIWTGERPMVTSGPYQLTTWQLNDHARLARNPAWHDSPAPTASIIWKPMDNSLSAMRLFLAGGADIAADYPASRHKWLKKNHPGLAHSVPYLGSYYYAFNTRRPPFDDVRIRIALSMAVERAWIAEKVIGVGNVPSWGLLPPELIGGIATKPIWASWSRERRLTAARELLAEAGYGPANPLQFEIRFNSSAEHRRVSVALATMWKPLNVQASLFNSEAALHFAALRQHDFALARSGWIADLPVAENFLTVHQSANGAGNYSGYDNSPYDVIVAQAIATADPDQRNVLMRRADQILVNDMPILPLYFYVTRSLVSKRIEGWKDNISNVHPSRTLRISTK, from the coding sequence ATGCGCTTACTCGCTCTTGTTGGTCTAATGCTCCTGCTTGCCGGTTGTGGTGAACAGCATAACACGGACACGATGCCCGGACCTGATCAAATTGTGCGTCTGTCCGATTCCGAGATTAAAGGTCTTGATCCCCAAAAAATATCCGATCTCTCTTCCCTGCGTGTTGCCGCCGATCAATTTGAAGGATTAACTCGGCTCGACGCCAGTGGGGTTGCCGAACCAGGACTGGCCGAAAGCTGGAAGGTTTCCGAGGATGGATTGCGGTGGACTTTCACACTCCGTAAAGGGCTGCGCTTCTCCGATGATTTTCCCTTTGACGCGGCAATTTTCCCCCGACTATGGGCGCGCCTGCAAGCGCCCGAAACAGCATCCCCGACAAAAGCGCTGTTCGACAATATTTTGTCCGTTACCGCGGACGGTGCGCAGACGATCATTGTCACATTGAACTCGCCCGGCCCGGCACTGCCAGTGTTGCTGGCACATCCGGCCATGGCTGCCTTACCGCTCCATCGCATCGAACAATCCGGAGACATATGGACTGGTGAGCGGCCGATGGTGACAAGCGGCCCATATCAATTGACGACATGGCAGCTCAACGACCATGCCCGATTGGCGCGCAATCCAGCATGGCACGACAGCCCGGCGCCGACGGCTAGCATCATCTGGAAGCCGATGGACAATAGTCTATCCGCAATGCGTTTGTTTCTGGCTGGCGGTGCAGATATCGCGGCCGACTATCCGGCCAGCCGCCATAAATGGCTCAAAAAAAATCACCCCGGGCTGGCCCATAGCGTCCCCTATCTCGGTAGCTATTATTACGCATTCAACACCCGTCGACCGCCATTTGATGATGTACGGATTCGTATTGCATTGTCGATGGCCGTGGAGCGCGCCTGGATCGCAGAAAAGGTTATCGGCGTCGGCAATGTCCCATCCTGGGGCCTTTTGCCGCCAGAACTGATCGGCGGGATTGCCACAAAACCGATCTGGGCAAGCTGGTCGCGCGAAAGGCGCTTGACCGCTGCGCGGGAATTGCTGGCGGAAGCCGGCTATGGTCCAGCCAATCCACTGCAATTTGAAATTCGTTTCAACAGCTCAGCCGAGCATCGACGGGTGTCAGTTGCGCTTGCCACGATGTGGAAACCCCTCAATGTCCAGGCCAGCTTGTTTAATAGCGAGGCGGCCCTCCATTTCGCCGCGCTAAGGCAACATGATTTTGCCCTCGCACGATCGGGCTGGATTGCCGACTTACCGGTCGCCGAAAATTTTCTGACCGTCCATCAATCGGCTAATGGTGCTGGCAATTACTCAGGTTATGACAATTCGCCCTATGATGTGATTGTGGCGCAAGCCATTGCCACTGCAGATCCCGACCAGCGCAATGTCTTGATGCGCCGGGCCGATCAGATACTGGTCAATGATATGCCAATCCTGCCGCTTTACTTCTACGTAACCCGTTCCCTCGTCAGCAAACGCATCGAGGGGTGGAAAGATAATATTTCCAATGTGCATCCCAGCCGTACTCTGCGTATAAGCACAAAATGA
- a CDS encoding ribonuclease T2 family protein, protein MALSAVLVTPIAHAQSYQCRAPSLVDPAAPARKPADEPRRVTPISGYTLAMSWSPEFCRLRKDDRRHKGQCSGDDGSFGFILHGLWPDAQGTSYPRWCKATKALPPAVVKRNFCMIPTPRLMARQWAKHGSCMAQRPETYFRISRIMFDAVEFPNMDRLSRKPLTAGALRNSFAAANDGLGPEMMRLKINRRGWLEEVRLCLGKSFRPRRCPRTMQKVKDNTPVKIWRGA, encoded by the coding sequence GTTCTTGTTACACCGATTGCTCACGCCCAATCTTATCAATGCCGCGCGCCATCCTTGGTCGATCCTGCGGCACCTGCGCGCAAACCTGCTGATGAGCCGCGGCGGGTCACACCAATATCCGGTTATACGCTGGCGATGAGCTGGTCCCCGGAGTTCTGCCGTCTGCGTAAGGATGACAGGCGGCATAAAGGCCAATGTAGCGGTGATGATGGCAGCTTCGGCTTTATCCTCCATGGCTTGTGGCCGGATGCGCAGGGGACCAGCTATCCACGATGGTGCAAGGCGACCAAAGCGCTGCCACCAGCGGTGGTCAAACGCAATTTTTGCATGATACCCACGCCGCGTCTGATGGCGCGGCAATGGGCCAAGCACGGCAGTTGCATGGCACAGCGACCGGAAACCTATTTCCGGATCTCCAGGATCATGTTTGATGCGGTAGAATTTCCCAATATGGACCGGTTATCTCGAAAGCCGCTCACCGCCGGTGCGCTGCGCAATAGCTTTGCCGCGGCAAATGACGGCTTGGGTCCGGAGATGATGCGGCTCAAGATCAACCGGCGCGGCTGGCTGGAAGAAGTGCGGCTTTGTCTGGGAAAAAGTTTCCGGCCACGGCGCTGCCCCCGAACGATGCAGAAGGTGAAGGATAACACGCCAGTCAAGATCTGGCGCGGAGCCTAA
- a CDS encoding winged helix-turn-helix transcriptional regulator, with the protein MPVKNIDKARGSTTGRPIMVLLDILGKRWTLRIMWELRDRPMTFRDLQRQCGDISPTTLNSRLRELRALAIIDHGTGGYQYTPLGEELGGQMTALDSWSRKWSDQLDKE; encoded by the coding sequence ATGCCAGTGAAAAACATCGATAAAGCAAGAGGTTCCACAACCGGTCGACCGATCATGGTGTTGCTGGACATACTCGGCAAGCGCTGGACTTTGCGCATCATGTGGGAGTTAAGAGACCGCCCAATGACTTTTCGAGACTTGCAGAGACAATGTGGTGACATCTCACCCACCACGCTCAACAGTCGTTTGCGCGAATTGAGAGCTCTGGCAATTATCGATCATGGTACCGGTGGATATCAATATACCCCGCTTGGAGAAGAGCTTGGCGGACAAATGACAGCGCTCGATAGTTGGTCGCGCAAATGGTCCGACCAGCTTGATAAAGAGTAG
- a CDS encoding DUF4112 domain-containing protein: MAISEEQLKRLAEQLPDVSRDPQSVRNRVEAMEKVLERAFVVPGINKPIGLDALVGLIPVVGDIVTAAMGAYIVWEARNLGMSKWQLTRMATNVGIDTALGAIPLAGDVFDFLWRSNSRNLRIIRKHLDKHHPGTRTLEG, translated from the coding sequence ATGGCGATTTCGGAAGAACAGTTGAAACGACTGGCCGAACAACTGCCCGATGTCAGCCGCGATCCACAATCTGTGCGCAACCGCGTCGAAGCCATGGAAAAAGTGCTTGAGCGCGCTTTTGTTGTGCCCGGCATCAACAAACCTATTGGGTTGGATGCCCTTGTCGGCCTGATTCCGGTTGTCGGTGATATTGTCACTGCGGCCATGGGCGCGTATATTGTATGGGAAGCCCGCAATCTGGGGATGTCCAAGTGGCAACTCACCCGCATGGCAACCAATGTCGGTATTGATACCGCTTTGGGTGCGATCCCCTTGGCCGGCGACGTTTTCGACTTTCTTTGGCGCTCGAACAGCCGCAATTTGCGGATTATTCGCAAGCATCTCGACAAACATCACCCTGGTACGCGAACATTAGAGGGTTAG